The Aedes albopictus strain Foshan chromosome 2, AalbF5, whole genome shotgun sequence region tactacaccgaacgtgccccattattctattcaataggacagatcggtgaagtactagatttgtagtaatgagctgaatttttgtatggtaagaaggtcaattctccgtttctgcaatgaaatggtgcaaaaagcgtaggtataGGGCatatcgatgaagtactagatttgtagtaatgagctgaattttagtatggtgagaaggtcaattctccgtttctgcaatgaaatggtgcaaaaagcgtgggtattatgattccttgcctaatttgatgctgtttgagcaaaactttgagcaacagtgttgttgttttcttcatttcttgcaacataaacaacttagttatccaaagttttgctcaaacagcatcaaataagacaaggaatcataataccgacgctttttgcaccatttcattccagaaacggagaattgaccttctcgccatactaaaattcagctcattactacaaatctagtactacaccgaacgtgctccattatgattccttgcctaatttgacgctgtttgagcaaaactttgggcaacagtgttgttgttttctccatttcttgcaacatacctaaacaacatagttatccaaagttttgctcaaacagcatcatattaggcaaggaatcataatacccacgctttttgcatcatttcattgcagaaacggagaattgaccttctcaccatactaaaatttagctcattactacaaatctagtactacaccgaacgtgccccattccctaagaaaatcatcggcctcaatgaagcacagtacagggcattttcgtgcagagtactgcacaacggtatttTGTCCGACCCCATCCGGGACgtcgctggagtgaggcaaggatgtatactatcaccactactgcttctcatcgtaatcgacaagatcctggtggattgatcgtgaaccaaatcgtgggttgctatgGCAACCCATTACAATGAAGCACCATTTAGGTGTTTAATGACTTCGGACTGTTGGATGACGTTGCCCACCTAGCTCAATGGCActgtgatatgcagagtaagttcGATGATCCTAGCGATGATCTACTAGCCGATCGCTCTTCCGCGTCAATGTTAACTGCTGggcaagcagtagagaatgttgaaagcttccaacagCTTGGTAGCCAAGTGGCGACCGATGGTTGTactaagatcgacataggtgctgCACGAATCTAAAAGGTGAGGGCTGCCTTTGCGCgtttaagaaatgtttggaaaaacaatcagattaatcGACACACCAAAATCCGAAATTCCAACTCAAACGCTAAATCTGTGCTGCTggacgccagtgaaacctgatgtgtatTAAAGAAGAACATTCAAAGACTGCACGTCTTCATTAACAGACGCCTGCGGTATACAACTCGTGCACGATGCCCATACAATGGGAGAGCGGAGCTCCATCGTCAATGTCATCAAGAGCCGACTCTAAAAGAAGAGACGAGAAAGCAATCTGCAAAGAAGCGTTAGACTGAAACCCAGCAGAACATTAAAGCAGAGACAGGCCCACAGGCTCATGCGGCACAGTCTCAACAAAGAAATGAAGGAAGACTACAGAAGTTTGACTTCGCCACATGATACGGAGATGTCGGATAATCGTCCAATATGGAGATCTTTcacttcggccctctgcaccaccttgGCCACTCAGGACTGAATCAggtgaaaaacatgtaaaataCGTGAGTAAAATAATCACTATAGATAAACACTTACCGCTGCTGTTAACACCCACTCTCAGCTCAAACTCTTCCGCCTCCAGGAGCAACAGCTGCGCGTTGTGGGGAACCTTAGTCTGCTCCAGGATGTGCTCCTTCAGATTGAAAAAGCTCTCATCCGGGTCCATGTACACCTCGATCGAGGTGGCCTGGTTGGTGTAGAAAACGTGCAGCACCTTCTTGCTCAGAATGTGCTGCACCACGTAGAAGAACCGATCGAACGACCACATGCGCTTGTGATTTTCCTCCAGCAGACCGGCCAACAGAGGCGTGACGAGAGCCTTCAAACCCGCTTTCAGTTGGCAATGGGGCGGAAGATCGCGAGCCCACTCGATTGGTCCGTTCTCGCTGGTTTGCGTTCCGGCAATGACGCCCGGGGCTTTTTTCGTCGTAATGTGGTGCATGGTCTCCTTATTCTTACGTCCCCCGTAGGGACGGAAGGgaaggttcccggtggccacatgGTACAAGGTAACTCCAATGGACCACAGGTCCACGTTTGCTGTGAAGCTGCGGTTGATTGATCTCCGCAGAACAGCACGTTCGTACATATCCGGGTGGAGATATTCCTCTGTTCCATACAGGGAAACGAACTGTTGGTTCTCCTCCAGTTCTCGTGCCGCTCCGAAATCAGTCAATTTGTAGATGGTTTGTCCATCCTCGGAGATGTATTTCATGATATTTCCTGGCTTCAAATCTCTGTGGACCAGATTGTTATCCCGCAAGTGTTTCATTCCAGCAGAAAGATGCTCCAGCACCAACAAAAACTCCTTTTGTGGCAACCCGTAGGTATTCTCCGGATCATCCAAAATATTGAACAGACTTCCTCCGGTGCACAACTCCATCACAATCACCTTTCCACGACCCTCTTGATCATCTTCGATGTCCAACAGCTTGACGATATTATTATGCTTGACCTTGCGAAGTACCTCAAACTCTCGCATCTGAACGTCGTGAGGTCTCATATGGCTCAGCTGGTTGAAAGTTTTCACGGCCACAGGTTCGCCATTGTGCTTGTTGACTCCTTGGAACACTGCTCCGGTGGCACCTTTCCCAAGAACGCTGGTCGTGCACCACACGTAGTTGGTGGATCCCCGCAAAAACGAATTCATTTTGTTTTTGCTACACTAACgggatatatttttttatctctAGCGCAGGTAGACTGGAAATCTGACGTCAAATTCGATTTTCGCTTACCCAACGGGATATCACAAATTTTTCACTACCTCCAACTTGTTAGGAAGGCCACACTTAACAATCACTTTTTACATTCCAATTTAATATTATCACTCGCTGTTACGAAGGTCGTACAATCAATTTATCgaaataacacaaaaaaaaccgaaaaattgCGTCGAAAATATCGCGATTTTTGATGTTGCTGATACTGCTGCAGGCAAATATGGCTGTTTTGCTTGTGAAATTCCCGAGAAATGGGTTGTTGTAAACACGGCGAGCGCAGACAAAAAATGAAGGGTGCATGCACATGCACGGTAACACAAAGTAACACAAAAAACGTGCAATCACGGACCAACAAAAAATATTAGATTATTATtcctatttttttccaaattttaataACATTAATTTTGTTATATCAAGCACCTTTGCATactaaacatttgtttagatgaagAAAATACCATTGAATGGATATTTTCTGCGGATGTAAACGCCAGTAAAAAAAACAGCTCAGCTGTTTTCTCTCCGAATTTTGTGTGTCTCTGTTTTACAGTgagtattttttttgtgtttttgttgcCTAGCGTCGGCTGTCATATT contains the following coding sequences:
- the LOC109420658 gene encoding serine/threonine-protein kinase TBK1 encodes the protein MNSFLRGSTNYVWCTTSVLGKGATGAVFQGVNKHNGEPVAVKTFNQLSHMRPHDVQMREFEVLRKVKHNNIVKLLDIEDDQEGRGKVIVMELCTGGSLFNILDDPENTYGLPQKEFLLVLEHLSAGMKHLRDNNLVHRDLKPGNIMKYISEDGQTIYKLTDFGAARELEENQQFVSLYGTEEYLHPDMYERAVLRRSINRSFTANVDLWSIGVTLYHVATGNLPFRPYGGRKNKETMHHITTKKAPGVIAGTQTSENGPIEWARDLPPHCQLKAGLKALVTPLLAGLLEENHKRMWSFDRFFYVVQHILSKKVLHVFYTNQATSIEVYMDPDESFFNLKEHILEQTKVPHNAQLLLLEAEEFELRVGVNSSARGYPTTTTDNPVMLFNIENNNVTLPGELDLPKFPSFPSGVSVENDASLAKVACSVGHECKRRVENFSLLDTQMNKAVEQFAGLLKNQLIKLCERVKHQEDVGSSIWEISDLVEIAVSNNETYQDKASTIHTEMSSLKATFQRVSDPVQQLHNRFVVEESLIREWITAYRDLRSPNKNRVNEKAKYLVDRLRDSWQHLLRDRATRSLTHNDEQFHALEKIKITETGKRVKTLLNDDVRPAVELEAECLADWYKKAQTIFLQTQFLLKDVSSHEETLYNIRMRLVQIKEDLKEDIKNDGEVSKIANERTVNEQNIECMKKSKEMMCYLRTMWNYNRDIKKVLVQNSELVEKIHKLAINDEQPKEEVISN